The following are from one region of the Biomphalaria glabrata chromosome 4, xgBioGlab47.1, whole genome shotgun sequence genome:
- the LOC106054033 gene encoding uncharacterized protein LOC106054033, with amino-acid sequence MFKKDFRFTHLEEDFDHEEIMGDIESELQPQSLIPNANDFVPHIPADSGQAEEKSSNESNTESQKKDIHSIDSHLNNYQTPQSQTNGTAHQNFHVQYAEGKVNMMKDNVVIRPDGTPYIDTQGIAIRWSEHERPLRKRRLLITKVFSVISCFMFFPTGIPAAYFAFRAEKEFQEGVSRDNINRAMKFAKRSEKFIIMSVVMCVVVATLIVAIINRPDISNMPRGTLVG; translated from the coding sequence atgtttaaaaaagattttcgCTTCACTCATCTAGAGGAAGACTTTGACCATGAAGAAATTATGGGGGATATTGAATCTGAACTGCAACCCCAGTCTTTGATTCCCAATGCAAATGATTTCGTTCCGCACATTCCTGCTGACTCAGGGCAAGCAGAAGAAAAAAGTTCAAATGAAAGCAATACTGAATCACAAAAGAAAGACATTCACTCAATAGATTCTCATCTCAACAACTATCAGACCCCACAGTCACAAACAAATGGCACAGCACACCAAAATTTTCATGTTCAGTATGCAGAAGGCAAAGTAAACATGATGAAAGATAATGTCGTAATTAGACCAGATGGTACTCCTTATATAGATACTCAAGGAATCGCTATTCGTTGGTCTGAACATGAACGTCCTCTGCGGAAACGCAGACTTCTTATAACAAAAGTTTTTTCTGTCATCTCTTGCTTTATGTTTTTTCCAACTGGCATTCCAGCAGCGTACTTTGCTTTCAGAGCAGAGAAGGAGTTTCAAGAAGGTGTTTCCAGGGACAATATTAACCGTGCTATGAAATTTGCCAAACGTAGTGAGAAATTTATCATCATGTCAGTCGTAATGTGTGTCGTTGTGGCAACATTGATAGTTGCAATAATAAACAGGCCAGACATAAGCAACATGCCAAGAGGAACATTAGTTGGCTGA
- the LOC106054032 gene encoding protein kish-B-like yields the protein MTNAYSFEGIIIMSLLVICTCAYMRRIPRLKQWFLSERKGFLGVFYKASVIGTRLHIGVALMCSLMAFYVMVLK from the exons cCTATTCCTTTGAGGGGATAATTATTATGAGTCTTCTTGTAATCTGCACATGTGCTTACATGAGACGAATCCCAAGATTAAAACAGTGGTTTTTGTCTGAAAGAAAAGGTTTTTTGGGAGTCTTCTATAAAG cctctgTGATTGGAACAAGACTTCATATTGGAGTAGCATTAATGTGCAGTTTAATGGCATTTTATGTTATGGTCTTGAAGTGA